The Cicer arietinum cultivar CDC Frontier isolate Library 1 chromosome 1, Cicar.CDCFrontier_v2.0, whole genome shotgun sequence genome contains the following window.
AtagatatgttttttttttgtgtgaaaatttatatacaattttgTGAAATTATTTAGATTTAATATACTTAATGAGTTTTTGTACACATAAAATTTGTAGACGAGACAGTAAACATTATTTTGGGACAGGATGAATAACTCGAACTcgatcttttttttctttctgttttttttttcttccttgtTTTATTTTGGACCGTGTCAGGGGTCCAACCCATTATTACTTATGGGTCAGGTTGGGTTTGCAGGACTAACTAGGTTTTGTACTCTAATGACTTTTATcatgtgaaattttttttttttcaagtgaaAGAAGTAAATTTGGACTCTATAAGCTTGTGGCATGTCTAGTTTTCTACTATTTTCATGAAAAATAGGATTTACATGTATTTGGGATAAAATTTGAATCTAACCAAATTGATATATAACAAATTGGTTTGAGCTGGATTGATCGGATAACATAATTGTTTCAACTCataattttccaaaaaaaaaaaaaatctcaattgtttacaattatttcaaatataaaccTTTTTTCCGAAAAAAATCCTAGCTGTTGAATAATAAGATTTCAGAGCTCACTATAACTTTCTTCAtaactttctctttttttttgtgGTTGAAAAACTTTATTCATAACACTTATTTAGTATATCCATGAAGATATATAATTGAAAGTAACCTATGATAGAATTGTGTTGCTATTTTGGGTTAAGTTTGTTTTTAAAGAGAGGAACACTCTAGTTTTCTTTTGAGACTGGACTATGACCTTAGCTAGAATAAACTCagatgtttatttatttatttttttcaaatctaAAATGATTTTAGAATATGAATATTATCCATTGGTAAAATTTGGTTGAAAAACTTATCCTTAGACGTATTACCTACCatcttttatcatattttaagataCCATTTGCTACTGTGACTTATATTGTATACTTTTGGTATGTACAATAAATACCAAATAGGATTTTCCATAAAAGTTTGGTGGATCTTGTAAATTCGAACCTATCATACCATTTAGCCCAAAATTAAAGGAAACTTATAGAAAATTAAGACTTCGACCAAAacaatcaaaaacaaaaacagaaagAGGTGAAATTGATGCCCAAAATGTCAACACTTAAGTTGGAGAATATAgttgaccaaaaaaaaaaagtttgaggATATGCCACGTTTACGGGTGAATGAAAACTCCAATATGGTATTaccataaataaatttattttgtaaaaaaatacaatcatttTTCTTGAAGAAATCATACATTAAGATGCTAGTATTACACATATCATTGTATTGTCAGGATCCTTGCATGGCTTTCAATTTGTTGGTAGTAAATTAGTAATAGAAGGAGAATATTAATCGAGAGATATATAACTGATTTAGTGATTGAGAGGGAGAGTTAATGAATATAGTAACTATGGTCACAAGGAGGTAATTTTATGTTctatcttaattaattatataaaacttAACATATACTAACATAAAAATTTGTCATTCTAACAAAAAAGAGGGGCATGGTATTCCAATAGTCTGGAAAATATGCGGCTTCTATTATGAATTACCATTATAGGTAGATTGTCACAAAAGATCAATACATTTTTTTGTAATTGAtagttttatcaaaatttagtaagtttataaaaatgaatttaatttatgtatatcgataacaatgtaaaaaaaaattataatgttaaTCGATTAcaattgttaaattattaataatatttgatttttgtcataaaatttcatatattaatgatgtataaatattaaactcttaaaatatttaatacaaattCTATACTACATTAATGATTTGCAAAACAAACTCtaaatatgagattttttttgataaataaaaattaataaattagcagttatattatttttcttaatttatactTAGGATCTCTTAAACTTTTTTAGGATTTTTTCTTAAACTTCTTTTATGGTTTATTAACTCATCAATCACCAATTGAACTACTAAATACGAAGACTTATATGTAAATATTTGAGATTTGTGCTACCCCTAAATAAACTAAGATTAGGGATGTGGATCACTAGGCACATGTACATCTCGTCTAACTAACTCATTATCCAAGTAATGGCttagatttatatttatttatcttttggaTAATTGATCGTTATATCAATTCTACAAAAAAGTTTACATCCAATGAAATGCCACTATCTTAAGTTAAGACTACCACCTCTCAACAACAACATTCATTAAGTAATGTCCTTGTCAATGACAACCATAATCCATTTAACAAGTAAACGCATTTTAGTCTAATTAATTTCCTTAATCCATCTTCATATCAATTTAATAAGTGTAGACCAACAAACATATGtctttctattttgttaattaGACCACGAGCATTTTAAAAAGCAATATTATAATATAGaatctataaaatataattatatttttgtgtaaCAAATATTCATGCCGTTGGGTTATACTTattaaactcatttttattatcCAAGTCAAAATCTTAATAACTTATTTTCAAGTTGTTAAACCTTATCCATCTGTATTAACATATACTTATATTAATCTTCTTGCAAGCAAACCACCAATCGAACCAAAAATATCCACATCGGTGGACTTTGAAGCTTAATCAACGGCCAATATTACCTCTCCCCTTTCAATATGACATAACTCTCATAAACCACATAACTTGGGAGCCCCATTCGGAACATTCACCCTCCTCCTACCATTGAAAACGAAACCAATAAACTCTAACCAACCACATAGAAATATCTTCATCAATAAACACAAAACCACCATAAATACGAAATCATAAACTATCCTCCAATGGATATCATCCACGTGTCCATTTTAACACTAAGCAAAAGCAACATGGCTTGTGATAACCATGTGTGGCTTCCTCAAAATGGTTCCTTCAACTGTCGGCAAACTTAGGTGTCACTGCACACGCAAGCCAACTACAAGTACAAATGCCACTATTCTCACTTGTTTACAACATCCTCCAATCATGTCCCGCATAACTACCATAATCTCCCAATTGCTAACTAAATTACACTAATTTAAATGGTTCACCTAACtcaaatatatgattaattaatagaaataataaggTGTTGAAATTCTTTAATCATTATTAAATACAATCAATTATTGTAATGCAAATAACTATGATCTTTTATTAACtatctaaataatttatataatttccCAGTCTATTCCCGTAGAGTGTAGACTATATAAAACGCCACATTCAACGAAGAAACATTACACAACCTGCTTCTGTCGGTGCAAAGTTTCATGAGTTAGAGTTTTGCTTCTGAGTTcaaaatgatgaagaagaaacAGAACGCGTACGGCGGAAGTAGAACAAGAGAAACGGCGTCGTGCCATTCGAGAGAACAACAATCCGAATGGGAAATGAGACCCGGTGGAATGTTGGTACAGAAAAGAACCGGGAAACCGGATGCTCCGGTTCCGAATTTGCGGCTTCGAATAGCCTACGGTGCGCTCCGTTACGAAATATGCCTCAGTTCCTCAAGCACATTCGGTTAGtgataataattgaataatatttaatttatatgacaAATTTGAACTTGTATTAGTGGAATTGAGAATTATTAAGTGTTGTGATTGTGACAGGGGAGGTGAAGAAGGTAATGAGCGAGGAAACGGGATTGAAGGTGGAAGAACAGAGAGTAGTATACAGAGGAAAAGAGCGGGAAAATGGTGAGTTTTTAGATGTGTGTGGAGTCAAAGATCGCTCAAAGTTGGTGTTGGTTCAAGATCCTTCTAGTATTGAGAGAAGATTCATTCAGATGCGTATCAATGCTAAAATCCAAACTGCAAATCGTGCCATCAATAATGTGTCTCTGCAACTTGATCAACTCGTAGACCAAGTATGTAACTTTTACTCTAAcctatttttgcttatattttgggATGAAGTCAAATGCTATATTTTTCTGGCAGGTAACTGCGATTGAAAAGTCAATTTTGAAGGGAGTCAAAGTACCTGAAGTTCAGATCATAACACTTATTGAGATGCTTATGAGACAAGCAATCAAATTAGAAAGTATTTCAGCAGAAGGGGATGCTTCTGCACAGAAAATATTACAGGTATttccaatataatttcattttgttaCTAAGGTACTTATTTCATATGAAGTACTACTACTTGCACAcacaataaatataacatccataataatttaagagaattaattaattgaaaatgattaaaatgtCGATGATTTTACACCAACATGTGTCAAACACCAAGACACGTCTTAAATCAGAAATGTCAGATGATTTTTGCACTTACTACTTTGGAAGGTAAATGTAGGTGGATAGGAGaatgttataaatatattttggtgGAACATCATCtttaactaaatttattttttcttcaattttaatttaaaatttaagggAAAATTATAAGCTAAATCTATTGTACATTAGCATTTTGGTCAGTCCTAGGAAGTGATTAGTTAGAAGCTAAATCTAATGGTTGCTNNNNNNNNNNNNNNNNNNNNNNNNNNNNNNNNNNNNNNNNNNNNNNNNNNNNNNNNNNNNNNNNNNNNNNNNNNNNNNNNNNNNNNNNNNNNNNNNNNNNNNNNNNNNNNNNNNNNNNNNNNNNNNNNNNNNNNNNNNNNNNNNNNNNNNNNNNNNNNNNNNNNNNNNNNNNNNNNNNNNNNNNNNNNNNNNNNNNNNNNNNNNNNNNNNNNNNNNNNNNNNNNNNNNNNNNNNNNNNNNNNNNNNNNNNNNNNNNNNNNNNNNNNNNNNNNNNNNNNNNNNNNNNNNNNNNNNNNNNNNNNNNNNNNNNNNNNNNNNNNNNNNNNNNNNNNNNNNNNNNNNNNNNNNNNNNNNNNNNNNNNNNNNNNNNNNNNNNNNNNNNNNNNNNNNNNNNNNNNNNNNNNNNNNNNNNNNNNNNNNNNNNNNNNNNNNNNNNNNNNNNNNNNNNNNNNNNNNNNNNNNNNNNNNNNNNNNNNNNNNNNNNNNNNNNNNNNNNNNNNNNNNNNNNNNNNNNNNNNNNNNNNNNNNNNNNNNNNNNNNNNNNNNNNNNNNNNNNNNNNNNNNNNNNNNNNNNNNNNNNNNNNNNNNNNNNNNNNNNNNNNNNNNNNNNNNNNNNNNNNNNNNNNNNNNNNNNNNNNNNNNNNNNNNNNNNNNNNNNNNNNNNNNNNNNNNNNNNNNNNNNNNNNNNNNNNNNNNNNNNNNNNNNNNNNNNNNNNNNNNNNNNNNNNNNNNNNNNNNNNNNNNNNNNNNNNNNNNNNNNNNNNNNNNNNNNNNNNNNNNNNNNNNNNNNNNNNNNNNNNNNNNNNNNNNNNNGGAAAGAGAGTGCAGAAATGTGTTGAAACTCTGGATCAACTAAAGACATCTAATGCAACAATAAAGCCTATGGTTGTTACAACCAAGTGGGAGACCTTTGATCATCCTCCAACCCCAACCAAGTGGGAGTTATTCGAATGATTTTTCTCATCCCCTCTTACCTCTCTATCCccttattttcttttcttttttaatactAGTATCTCAATATTCTTTGTCAATAGtacttattttctttttttgggtGGAATTGTCAATAGTACTTATAACCTTATTATTTCTGAACTCAAATGTTTGCTGTGATGAATAATGATATTGATACCATAAAACTACTAATTCTTTATGGTAAAAACGATACTTAAACGTCTTcaattacaattaaaataaaagtcgAAAATGTTTGTATATTTCacgaaaaaaaaatcacataatgcaTGATTAAAAGACAATGTTTTATACCAATCTGTTTGGTCACTTGGTCCACCATAACGTGTTCGCCTTTTAGGTTTGACGACTGTATGATCGAGCATACAAGTAGGTTATGGAACGATTGAGTAGAAGGTTATTAAGGATTCGATcgccttttttttctttttatttttttaggtgAAATTTCAGCTAAACATACCTACCTATCTATATAATTTCTTATTCTTAAAATTGAAACACCTAAGACAAATGAACGCATAATGTGATGTGTAACTGAAAGCTGAGACAAATGAACGCATCCTCGAAGCTTTCCTCATTATTCCATACTCCCAAAAACCATTTATCTTCCTTCATCACATTTTCAACCACCTCAGAAAACCCAACATCCCACATTCTCACCAAATGCATTGCTCTTTTACAATACTGTGCATCTTCCAAACACAAACTAAAACAAATTCACGCATTTTCCATAAGACATGGTGTCCCTCTCAACAACCCCGACATGGGAAAGTACCTTATTTTCACTGTTGTGTCTCTCTCCGCACCCATGTCTTACGCTTACAACGTTTTCACATTGTTACATAACCCCAATGTGTTTACTTGGAACACCATGATTAGAGGCTACGCTGAGAGTGATAATTCATCCCCTGCACTTCCTTTCTACCGTAAAATGTTGGTTTCGTGTGTTGAACCTGATACTCACACTTACCCTTTTCTTCTTAAGGCTATTTCAAAGTCGTTGAATGTTAGAGAAGGTGAAGCGATTCATTCGGTTACTATAAGAAATGGATTTGAGTCGTTGATTTTTGTTAGGAATAGTTTGCTTCATATATATGCTGCTTGTGGTGACACTGAAAGtgcatacaaggtgtttgaGTTAATGGGTGAGAGAGATTTAGTTGCTTGGAATTCTGTTATTAATGGGTTTGCTCTTAATGGAAAGCCTAATGAAGCTTTGAGTTTGTTTAGGGAAATGAGTTTGGAAGGTGTGGAGCCAGATGGGTTTACTGTGGTTAGTTTGTTATCTGCTTGTGCTGAACTTGGTGCTGTAGAGTTAGGACGTAGGGTTCATGtttatttgttgaaaattgGGTTGACAGAGAATTTGCATGTGAATAATTCGCTTTTAGACTTTTATGCAAAATGTGGGAGCATAAGGCAGGCTCAACAAGTGTTTAGTGAGATGGGAGAAAGGAATGTGGTTTCTTGGACTTCTTTGATTGTTGGTTTGGCTGTTAATGGGTTTGGTGAGGAAGCACTTGAGCTTTTCAAAGACATGGAAAGACAAGAACTTGTTCCTGGTGAGATCACTTTTGTTGGTGTTTTATATGCTTGCAGCCATTGTGGGATGTTGGATGAAGGGTTCAATTATTTTAGAAGGATGAAAGATGAATATGGTATTATGCCGAGGATAGAACATTATGGTTGTATGGTGGATTTATTGAGTAGGGCTGGTTTAGTTAAACAAGCTTATGAATATATTCAGAATATGCCAATGCAGCCAAATGCTGTTATTTGGAGGACCTTATTAGGGGCATGTACAGTGTATGGAGATTTGGGTTTGGGCGAGATAGCAAGATCTCACTTGTTGAAGTTAGAACCTAAACACAGTGGAGATTATGTGCTTCTCTCGAATCTTTATGCCTCTGAACGCCGCTGGTCCGATGTACAGATGGTGAGGAGGTCGATGATAGAGGATGGTGTTTGGAAAACTCCTGGCTATAGTTTCGTTGAATTGGGAAACCGTGTTTTTGAATTTACTATGGGGGATAGGTCTCATCCTCAGAGTCGGGATGTGTACGCGCTGCTAGAGAAGATTACTGAATTGTTGAAGCTAGAAGGTTATGTGCCTCATACAGCAAATGTGCTTGCTGACATAGAGGAGGAGGAGAAAGAACAAGCTTTGTCTTATCATAGTGAAAAAGTTGCAATTGCTTTTATGCTCTTGAATACAGCACCAGGGACTCCAATCAGGGTCATGAAGAATTTAAGAGTTTGTGCAGATTGTCATATGGCTATCAAACTCATATCAAAGGTTTATGATAGAGAGATTGTTATTAGGGATCGTAGTCGGTTCCACCATTTTAGAGATGGTTTATGTTCCTGTAAAGATTACTGGTAATTTATTTATGTCAAGTTATCAGCATTTGATAATGACATCAATGCTGTATTGTTTTTGAGGTAGGATGCGGTGCTTAGATATAGAGGCAGTGAGACATGGCTGATGATTTTGATAACTTGCAGTCATTCTCAGGAAATATGTTTGTCCTTCCCTTCCACCAATCAACTCTAGCATCAGAGGCATCATATTAGCCCCATGGGGAGAGCATAAGAAGGagatgaaaaaatcaaaaggGGAAGGAATTTCATGGCTTGAGGGCGCATTATTTTATGTCAAAATGTTGTTATACACAAAATCAGAAGTTATGAAAAGTGAAGATGCAAAAGGTGTAGTGGTGCTTCGTTGAGGTGCTTGATCCAAGTGTCCTGGACAACCTTCTTGAAGAGTTAGTCATCACGCATTAGTGTCATTTGCTAGGTTgaactcaaaaatcaaaatgttgAGTAGGCGAATATTTTGGGccaaaataaacttaaattttgtTAAACTTATATTGACTAGTCAGTTGTTCTTTCGGACTCAACTAATTTTATTAGAGAAATATTGACAAAACTATTCCAATATAATATtggaaattaaaattgaaaatataattttggaaatTATGCATTCAGTGTCTTAAATTTAcgttttattttcatttttgattATAAGGACACTTGTTAGCATAACTCATTTTACGAATCTCTTAAAATATGCATTATAAATAAAGTAGAGAGTCTTTCTATTTTCTTCGATTTTTACTTTTGTATTTTAACTAAACTTTTATTTCAAccctttataaataaaataaatcacccCCTTACTCGTAAATTTATCTTATACATACatttttataatacataattttataaagCAAAGAGGATACCCCCTAATATGGACCTCACAAAGAGAGATCCAATGATGGACCCAACCTCCTACTATATAAATCtactaaaaaatgaaaacaaaaagtaGTGTTTTGTTTCCACTGccaaactttataaatattaacgaaataaatttaaaattaagtatgaataaaaaaaattatattattataaaatatgaattaataatttgtataattttttatttcatgtcaTCTCATCCATCAATTTATCAAACATTTATAATCTAATATACTAGCTTATCAAATATAAATTCATTCActaatttttttcatcaaataaagatttatttatgtttttaaaaaagtaaaaaataaaaaagatttttaagTTCCTTTTATAAAACATCGACCTTATACTATGAggtaattattgtttttaactacagcaataaataatattatcaatttattattcacctaaaaaagaaaaaaatgaagtgTATCTCGCAATCTTCCTTAAATTCGAATTCGAACCGCGAAAACGAATTGCGTTGGCGCGTGAGATATAGAGAGCGCGGTTTTCAAATttagattaatttaaaaaaaatatttaaaattaaaaccctTCTCCTATCACTATTTCTGCTGCGATTTCAAGTTCCactgtttgttgttgccttagACACATATTTTTCAATGGGAGACCTAGAAAAAATGGGAAGAGAACTCAAATGTCCAATCTGGtatcaattcaattcaattcaattaaacCATTAcctctttcttctctttctctttctctttcttcctAACTCTTTATTGTTTCATCTTGCAGTTGGAGTTTACTACATTCTGCGGTTTCACTCACATGCAATCATCTTTTCTGCAAGTAAGTAATACAATTCCACACAATCCGATTCATGTTTCTTTTCACTCTtttacaaatttgatttttattttgcaattttCAGCTCGTGTATAATTAAGTCCATGAAATCTTCATCTTCTTGTCCTGTTTGTAAAATACCCTTCACTCGTCGAGGTACTTCTCCTCAATTACAACGCCTCATTTCATTTCTTTATTAACCCTAATTTAATCATAAATCACATCAACCCTAATATATTAACTATTTACAGAGGTTCGTCCTGCTCCTCACATGGACAACTTGGTTACCATCTACAAAAACATGGAAGCTGCTTCCGGAATCAATTTATTCGTCACTCAAAATCCACCTGCTACCAATTCACCAGGTTATTCTGCCTTTCATTTCAAAGTAATATTCCATTTTATTTCATGGTAATTATGTTATTGAgtctagtaaaaaaaattgtattaaaatggcattaagaaaatacattattttttggtttctttaattttttatcttctaaTAATTAATGATCTTCTTgcaaaatattaacaataagcTGTAtaaggtttttatttattttttatattttagtttgttATTTGTGACTATGTTATACGAACTGTTATGATTATTGATATTGTGTTGCCATCATTGGTTACACTTAACGCATGCTTTCAGTGTGTCATGTGTTAGTCAGACTCTCcctgcttttttttttaactttaattgaATTTGCATGTTTAGTTTATAAGTTCCATGCTTTCAACTCAGAAATCTAATACACTTACTGGATTGTAGAACCTCAACTAAACATGGAGAAATTAGGATTAGAGAGGAACTATGCAATCACACAAACACTGCCTCAACACTAATAAGACAGTTTATCTCCAAAAgatattcaattttagtaaataaataaataaataaataaaaaagataatcaATATAGtctcattaattattattggcAACTCCAATTCATAGTATATTTATATGCTCTTATAACACTTAAGTTATGTAACAGATGAGGGAAAGCAATGTGAAGGTGATGCAGCTGATGCTGATTTTGGTGAGAAGGGAACTGGTGGAACTCATGAAAATCATGCTGAGGAAAAAACCCCGAAGACAAAGAAGTCGAGAAAGAAGCTTAAGACTGGTACCAAAAGTTCAGCTTCTGACTGCGAGAAGCCTTCTTTTCCTGCAAAGAAAAGAGTTCAGGTGCCACAGGATATTCTTTCAGAAACTCCACTGAGGAATTTTAAGTCTGGAGGCTCTCTTAGTGAGATTAACCAAGAAGGAACACATAACATTTCAATCAAGGCAAATGAAAGGCCACTCCAAAGTGAAAAAGGTGATCAGGTGAAAGAACCTTTCTTTTGGTTAAGAGAGGAGGGAGATGTTGAAAAGTTAAGTCAGGGAACTGATGAGGATCAACTTATTGATGGCCCAACACCAGTTCCTCCTTCATTCAGTGATCTCAAAGATGCTGATGATGGAAGTCCTTCAAAACAAGCTCCATCAGTAAGTAGATGGCATATAACAAGCCATTAAGTTGTTAGGAATTTTGAGAAAAGTCATTTGGTATTTGTCTCTTATtgtttaatgtttaaaaatattttttttttgccttattggacgattttattattaagaaaaGCAAAACCTTGTTGAAGTCATTCAACTTCAAATTTGGTTTAacttaaaattgaatattttgtgGAGTTGAAATTTGGCTTGCTAGAAAATAAAATCAGGTTGAATTGCTCTCTAactttggattaaaatttaaatattaataactttttttgtgATTGTTATGTAGGATGAGGTGCAAAACAAACCATCTGttgatttatttgatagtgAGATGTTTGAATGGACGCAAAAGCCATGCTCCCCTGAATTATTTTCCACTCCCATCAAAATGCAGGTAGTGAGAATTGTATCAAAAGGTTTTTCATACACGATTTAGTTTGTTATGCATAACCTACTTATTGAAGTTATAATAAGTTGCATGTTATTGCAGGTTGAGGATATTCTTGAGATTGATGAAAATATAAAGGAATTGGTAACAGCATCGCAAGAACATCAGTCAAGTACTGATGCTTACGATACAAACTTTGAGAATTCCATAGTAGGAAATCAATTTGCTGATGTGTTACCACCAGGCATGTCTTCACAAATTAGAAGTTTTGATGATCTAAATGGAGTGAAGAGGTATACAAAGAGAAACAGGAAGGCTACAGAAAAAGCTAGGCAAGACCAGATTAGGGAACAAAAATGTCAAAATGATGGAATAAATATGGATTCAAATATAGCATCCAAAGTCATTGAGGAGCAATCGTTGGACTACAAGCACGGAGCTTCTAACCTGAAAAAGTCTAATAGAAGGAGCAAGACGGTTTTGTTCGTTACCAGTACAGATTCAACGCCTCAAAGTGCTGGTATGGTCTCCAATATGCTAGGAGTTCAAAGCAATGGTGAAGGGAAGATGGCTAAGAATTCATATACTTCAGCATCTAAAGAAGGTAATGAGATGCGATGTCCTTGGAAGATTGCTGGAAAAAGTCAAGTGATAAGAGCCGGAAAACAAGAGCTGGATGATGTGCATGACCCACCTGAAGATTTATCTTCAGAGCAAAACCAGTGCAATGAGTTTGCTGGTTCTGCTTCATTCACTTTAAGTCTGCAGACTTATAATAATGGAAAGGCTGCTAATACTGGGAAAAGAAAAAGCAGTTTGTCCAGAAATTCTATGTCTTGCAGTAAAGAACAGAAGAGTGCTAAAAAGTCAAAAGTTTCCCCTGATTATATCTCTAGGACTAAAAAGGATGAGGACATTCAACTAAATAAAAGTATTAAGCAAGGTACTGATGTCAGGGCTTTGAATGATAATTCAAAAGAGAAACACTGTCATTTGACAGACAAACCAGTTTTAAAGAAATGTGTGAGCCATGTCAAAAAGTACCAATGTGCCTTCTGTCTCTCATCAGAAGAATCTGAGGTAAAATTGTTTGCTTGATTATCTTTTCATCATTATAAATGGATAGGAACTTACATTATGCAATTCCAATTACAGGCTTCTGGCTCAATCGTGCATTATTTTGACGGCAAGCCTGTAGCTGATGATTATGAAGGAGGATCTAAAGTCGTACATTGTCACAGGAATTGCACTGAATGGTATAGATTTTTGTATGAGTGACACAATTAACGGATTTAGATATTTGATGTTGATTATctgtcaaataattatatagttTCATAGAATTGATTTAATCAAGTTGATTTTAGTAGCTTGCTATAGTAACGATTAGGACTTGTAAGTGatgtgttttaaatatgcatCAGGGCCCCAAACGTATACTTTGAAGATGATAATGCAATAAATCTTGAAGCTGAAATAAGTAGAAGTCGGAGAATCAAATGTAATTTTTGTGGACTTAAAGGTGCTGCCCTCGGTTGCTATGAGAAAAGTTGTCGCAAAAGCTTCCATGTTCCTTGT
Protein-coding sequences here:
- the LOC101504294 gene encoding protein BREAST CANCER SUSCEPTIBILITY 1 homolog; its protein translation is MGDLEKMGRELKCPICWSLLHSAVSLTCNHLFCNSCIIKSMKSSSSCPVCKIPFTRREVRPAPHMDNLVTIYKNMEAASGINLFVTQNPPATNSPDEGKQCEGDAADADFGEKGTGGTHENHAEEKTPKTKKSRKKLKTGTKSSASDCEKPSFPAKKRVQVPQDILSETPLRNFKSGGSLSEINQEGTHNISIKANERPLQSEKGDQVKEPFFWLREEGDVEKLSQGTDEDQLIDGPTPVPPSFSDLKDADDGSPSKQAPSDEVQNKPSVDLFDSEMFEWTQKPCSPELFSTPIKMQVEDILEIDENIKELVTASQEHQSSTDAYDTNFENSIVGNQFADVLPPGMSSQIRSFDDLNGVKRYTKRNRKATEKARQDQIREQKCQNDGINMDSNIASKVIEEQSLDYKHGASNLKKSNRRSKTVLFVTSTDSTPQSAGMVSNMLGVQSNGEGKMAKNSYTSASKEGNEMRCPWKIAGKSQVIRAGKQELDDVHDPPEDLSSEQNQCNEFAGSASFTLSLQTYNNGKAANTGKRKSSLSRNSMSCSKEQKSAKKSKVSPDYISRTKKDEDIQLNKSIKQGTDVRALNDNSKEKHCHLTDKPVLKKCVSHVKKYQCAFCLSSEESEASGSIVHYFDGKPVADDYEGGSKVVHCHRNCTEWAPNVYFEDDNAINLEAEISRSRRIKCNFCGLKGAALGCYEKSCRKSFHVPCAKWTSQCRWDMENFVMLCPLHAPSMLPYESSGSQHKSKKFTAKKEKSCSIKHDTTSQSRIAQGSYKKIVLCCSALSVQERDVVSEFERVSKVTVLKTWDSSVTHVIASTNENGACRRTLKVLLGILEGKWILSIEWIKACMKETRPVDEEPYEINVDVHGIRDGPRLGRLRALDKQPKLFYGCKFYFMGDFIQSYKCYLQDLVIAAGGIVLHRKPVSADQKAILPDVHPQQTLIIYSLEFPAKCNPLEKDAIFCQRQSDAEVLARSTGSNVASNTWILNSIAGCKLQSLTQ
- the LOC101503976 gene encoding pentatricopeptide repeat-containing protein At4g21065, yielding MNASSKLSSLFHTPKNHLSSFITFSTTSENPTSHILTKCIALLQYCASSKHKLKQIHAFSIRHGVPLNNPDMGKYLIFTVVSLSAPMSYAYNVFTLLHNPNVFTWNTMIRGYAESDNSSPALPFYRKMLVSCVEPDTHTYPFLLKAISKSLNVREGEAIHSVTIRNGFESLIFVRNSLLHIYAACGDTESAYKVFELMGERDLVAWNSVINGFALNGKPNEALSLFREMSLEGVEPDGFTVVSLLSACAELGAVELGRRVHVYLLKIGLTENLHVNNSLLDFYAKCGSIRQAQQVFSEMGERNVVSWTSLIVGLAVNGFGEEALELFKDMERQELVPGEITFVGVLYACSHCGMLDEGFNYFRRMKDEYGIMPRIEHYGCMVDLLSRAGLVKQAYEYIQNMPMQPNAVIWRTLLGACTVYGDLGLGEIARSHLLKLEPKHSGDYVLLSNLYASERRWSDVQMVRRSMIEDGVWKTPGYSFVELGNRVFEFTMGDRSHPQSRDVYALLEKITELLKLEGYVPHTANVLADIEEEEKEQALSYHSEKVAIAFMLLNTAPGTPIRVMKNLRVCADCHMAIKLISKVYDREIVIRDRSRFHHFRDGLCSCKDYW
- the LOC101503651 gene encoding BAG family molecular chaperone regulator 3-like codes for the protein MMKKKQNAYGGSRTRETASCHSREQQSEWEMRPGGMLVQKRTGKPDAPVPNLRLRIAYGALRYEICLSSSSTFGEVKKVMSEETGLKVEEQRVVYRGKERENGEFLDVCGVKDRSKLVLVQDPSSIERRFIQMRINAKIQTANRAINNVSLQLDQLVDQVTAIEKSILKGVKVPEVQIITLIEMLMRQAIKLESISAEGDASAQKILQGKRVQKCVETLDQLKTSNATIKPMVVTTKWETFDHPPTPTKWELFE